GTCAACTGCAATTTGACTTGCCCGGATAGATACATGTAGAAGTAAGGGTGTTGTTACCCAACCTCTCTtatatcaattgattttatACGCAGTAAAACcggaaatatttataaatatttataacttttaaagAATGTCATCCAGTTTCCATGAATTTTCACATTATAATTTGTTTCCTTGCCGGTTCAAGTTATTAAActctattgtttttaatttcctttcctAACAATAAGTTTGATTTAACAATTGACCAAAAACAAGCTCGTTATATAATCTTATCAGAAGTTGGAAGGTGTTTTTGTATACATTGTGAGCTTGAAGATCACACTGATGAAACAACCCATAGTTTTCAACGGTACTACTTTTTCATGggcacaaaataaaaataacatacacCTTGATGCGACCAAAATATGTTTGAGTGATCGGTGCATGGTACAAGTGCATCTGAATGTATTTCTcaactttaaatgaaattcgTTGGGGtgtaagaaatatttgtttaatgtaagtGTTGAAAAATGAGCTCTGATCTGCGCGAGAAGCGATCACTTGTATAAAAGGTATTATTCATGATAAGTAGCAACTAATGTAGCATTTACCAAACCTGATTGTCTTCTTGTGAATATCTTTATATTGTGGGTAATgtctttataatttataataaacaacatgtaaaacagaaacttctagtttttattgtttagttttggCTACTGGCTTGTGATTACAATTACTTAGTGTATGCACTTATTTGTGGACCAAAGAAAATTGATAACTAATCAAAGTTTTGCCTGTTTGCCTCGACAGCTTTAACTTGTAGAACAATTTGTCTGACGTTTCGTTTTAAAGTTGTTGATTTTTTCGACAAATATTGAGATAAGCTTCGAACCTAAGACAAAAGGCTCCTCGAGACAATCGGAGCGCTACCTACTAAGTATGGAGAATTACAAACACTGCTACTGAAACGTTTGTTATAATGTCATGCAGACGACTTTGGCCCCATAGCGTGCTGTGACGTAGAAATTTGAATACAACTTAACTTTCATCAGTCTACAGAAATTCATTCCACAAAACAAGATAGTAGATACGTTTAACATTTCCATGCCTCGTTTATACTGCGCCATTACTTATAATTGTTCTATTCTCTTTAGATCTCTTAAACTATACTCTTTTATACATAGAGTTCCCATGCTATTATTATAAGCACCAATATCTAGCCCTcttacataatatattaaagtttgatttCGAAACTAAATTCATTTAATTACAATGCAAACATTTCAAgtaaaaataaagcaataaCTTCGGGtgagtttttttatttgcaataagGTAGAAGATATAATATACATAGCGAGAATTTAttgtaaatgcatttcaaaagtATTATCAAAGATGAATTATAGACGACAAAGGAAAATATACgcaagaaaaaatacaataagtcAAGTACATGGTTACATTACAATCGTatctcaattttgttttaattgttcaacatttttactCAGTTCTCGctactttctttgatattttcTCCAAGAATGTCTTCAGGATTTTATTCAGGTTCTTCTGTCGAAGTTGCGTTCGGCTCTAAAAGGAATGTCAGAGGTTTTGGCATGAAGGGCGGCAATTGGATTTTCGGCAAAGCCCCCAATTTCAAGGCTCCCATTTCAATGCAAACATCGATTTGACATTCCTCGTCTATGACTGCCAAGTGCTGACTATAGCCAATGGGACAATAGGCGTTGTCTGTGTGAAATGGATTTGAGTTTCTACAGCTGTGGAATCCACCAAAGTTAACAGCATGGTAGGAACCGAGTTCAGTGTTTGTACTGACGCAAATAGAGAGATCGTTCAAAACTTTAATGGCGTAAAAATGCGGCGGGCAGCTGGTAGATTGTGTGACTGGATTTGCATAGTTTGTTGTATAGATTCCACCAAACAGGACACCATTTCTGGTACGCGATGAGTCGGTTGAATTAATAGGAGCACACCAGTAGGCCTGATAGTTCGCCGTGGTAGCTTTCGTGTAATAATTATAGCAGGTGCTTAGCCACAGAAAACCACAACTGTGACTTGTCCGATAAGAACAACTCCCCGTTTTTTGTCCTCTATTCAAAGGGATGGGCTCATATCCGTCGGGACATGACTGTAGACCAGTCAATGGGTTGTTGACACCTGTGGCTAGGCAAAGATTTGTACCAGTGCATCCTCCTGGAATATACATGGTACAAGTTTGATAAACTCCGCCGAGGTAATACGTTTCAAGTGGAGGGTTGCAGGAGCCGTCATCGTAATTTGCGACGTAGTTGAAATTTGGTGAATCAGGGTGTGTGCATCCTCGGACAACATTATGTTCATAGTAAGAAAGGACAGCATCTCTAACTTTGTAATAAACCTTGTCAACAACGTAGTCTGGAACATCCGGgagttttatatcatttatgtaaaagtGCAACGGCACACCCGCTCTATCTAATGGAACTTGGTTTGCTTCTATGGAATTTAGCCATGTGTTTTCATACTCCTCGGTCATccttaaaatatgaaaacaaaggtGATTGAATGAAGTACAAGCAAGACGTATCACAACAATCCTTATTTCTGATTGAATCTGTAaacatttgtaataataaaaaatgcttgaTAGCTATGGGATATCCCAATGTGTAACCCATTTTGGAATACTTATGGATAGTAGAAGGTTAATTAAGTGACAATTTATTTGAAAGCGCATTTTATATGTCACAGTTATGTACCTGAACTCAATTCCTCCGTCTGTCCAAATTTCGGTCGACTccttattttctgtataaagttGGTGACTGCTAGTCGTGTACGATTCGCTTTTATCAAATCCCGCATCAGACAAAAATTTCAGCATGGAGCCAAATGATAGTTCGGCCTGGTATCTAATCTTCGTTTTCGACTCCTCCGACAGTTTCGAGTATTTCGACTGCATATGATCAACCTAAAAGAGGAAGAGGATAATTACCCGCCTAAGAgtgacattaaaacaaatttaattgcATCTTATTAGAAACAACGCGCCAAACTGTACGTGTTCGTGACGTCATTACGgctcattttatattttgcctCAGCCCTATGTCCACTGATGTTTGCTTCCGATAGTGGAACGGgcttaaatatcaaattgagtatttattatatttcactCGTAAATCTCAATAAACCACCGGAACAAATATAGTAGAAATATTAATTGTATACGCAATggcattttaatgatttctttatATCATATCAGGAGGTGAgctttatggaaaaaaaaacatgttatgaGCGATATTGAACTTATTCTTACCCTTATTAGATTGGCCCCCAATTCGACACCGGTCACGACGTGTGTTCCATACTCTCTTACTAGCAGCTCACTGTCGTATGTTGCATGCTCGGTTTTGTTGTCCATGATGTACTGACCAATACGAACAAGCCTGTTTCTGAAAGACTCGGTTAATTTTGCTTCCGTCCCGATTCTCGCCCAATACTTTGAGTTTCGAAACTGAAAAGTTAATCATTAATGTATACATTAATATAGTTATTTGCTTAGTGAAACACATCAGTCCTCTATGTAATGTGGATATGAAGAAAcgattaataaataacatttggtGTCCTGCTACTTGTTTTGGATGTCAATGTTTTGgctagaatatttttttcaggagATAAAGAGAATAGAGTAGCGTATACGAATATGTACCACAATATAAACTCAAGTTGTTTATGTTAGCGTGCTTTGAGGTGATCAAGACGGCAGGTTTAGTTACGAAGGATTATAAACGTTAACGGATAAACTCTGTTATCTATTGTATTCTGTAAATAAAGTACAGGATggccattatatatatatacactaaacatatgtatttaacTAATGTCTATAAATCATTTCTGTTTTCTTCTGGAAAAAGAAGAAATACATTAACAGGTCAACCGAACGTTATTGCAAAAGTCTTACCTGTAGTCGAATAGTTTGAGTTTGTTCTTTATACTGAGTTGTTTTCGTTTTCTCGTATTCCTTTGAGTACTTCCCGCTTATTTTGATGATAGGGACGTTGAGTCCAGCATTAGCGTTTATTGTCTTGGAATCCGAACTTGTAAAATTGTCCCAATGCTCGAACACCTCTGAATCTGATCGTATGTGTGTGCTCTTGATCGGATACACATTAAACCCGTCCGGAATTAAAAACCGTTCATCCGCCGTTGTTTTGCAGTAAAGGTATTCGTGTTTGACGACCATGTTCCTTTCTTCGTTCTGCAAGTTGTCCCAGCCCTGGCCAGGCAGCGGCTCCAACAGTTTAAGGTTTAAAATACCAAGCCGTTTTTTGCAAAGACTTGGATGGCCCTTAAGCGTCTCATCGTTTAGGTCCGGTAATGTTTCGGCCGCTGTCCGGACAACCAAGGCCGCCAACGCAATGATGTATACACCATGTGCCATGCTGCGGATTATGAATAATCGGCATAAGACTTTCTGCTTATATAGAGCACCTGCATGGCGTATAGGGACACAGGAAGTTATATTCGCAACTTTTGCAAATTTAAACGACGCAAAAACTATTTTGGATGAATAGCAGTTTTAGCCGGTCATTAACTGTATACGCATTTAAAGACAACTGGATTGGGCTCATTTAAAAGATGTTCCCAAAACCCAGATCGTGACTGATACAAACTAATATTTGTGTAAAAGGCAGTCATTGGGTAAGATCATCCGCTGTGCATACAAGTCTTAGTAGCTAAATATATTATACAGGTACAAATAAGGTAGTCAGCGTTTTCTTCCGCGTAGTGGattaattaaagatgcactcttactcccaaataagattgaccaaaattaataatattgttttaatattccaaaaaggatgaataaatgtcgtaaACAGTGGttatatgaaggataccgagtcttttagcattcaccaatcttgttatcagtaattaatattttccataaatgtattatttagtaagtagttaaaggtatatcagtcaaaatggatgtttgttatacatgtgaatgtattgattttgaataagagtgtcactttaagccaTTTTCCTTTCCCTACGAATTATGCGTGTTTACGGGTGATTTAGATAACTCTGCAGAAAACTGTATTAAACCTTGAGGAGTTGTCCATGAGTTTATTTTGgcttatttaacatattttaatgattttattaattaattgtaattatAGTATAAATACTGAccaaatgaaaatcattttggCCTAACTTGGCTTACTTTGACCAAACAAAAAAACGGAAGGgttttaaacaattggttgCTGAACATTATGTGAGCATCGTGATTCTGGAACATGGTCGTAGGCATTGTAGGGCAGCATCCGGAAAATAGTATCTTCCAAAATGGTCTGCAGTCAATCGTACAAAGTTTATTAGTTCCACGGTTTTgtcaaatttagacaaaatgtttattgatttgtCAAAAGTTCCTCGAATAATTACTTCGaactaattaaataatttaaatgtgtaaACTGGCCACAGATAACTTTTGGACAACTTTTCGAGGTTTTGTACAATTGGCTATCAACTTCAGTCAAACATACGTGTATCGTGTATAGTGGCGTATTACTGCCGTGACTACTGATATCGTTCTcgaattgttttgtgtttaagtgacactcttattcaaaatgaatgcatacacatgtatagcatacataaattttgactgataaacctttaactacttactaaataatgcatatatggaaaatattaattactggtaacaTGATTGCCACCTAgtatttgatagctgaaaacgcaaagatattaaatgatttgtgaatgctGTCAGATTTACTGTGGAAAACTATCGTCACATAagttagaaataccgtgttttatgcagacttctttcaaattaaacccggtatattttataagaaccattgttttcaacatgtattcatcttttttggtattttaaaacaattgtactaattgtgataaatttgatttttagtaagagtgcatttttaaccACTAATTATTCGCGATATCAATCTAGTTATGtagtcaatattttataaataataaaattattagattatctcaattgttttaggaactatgctctattgattaggtccgtttggaattgttgaatttttgcacatgttcttttatttatattttatactaattttctttcatgaaaaattgtggaataattCACTTTTCACTATCTTgaccgaaataaataaaaaataaaaatattagaaataaaaaaaaatattagaaataaaaataaataatgtattcaagTATCCaagcaatgtgacgagcacctgtggactgaacactgaaaaaatggcgtcgaaaccaAAATGCAACTgtcgagttatgttgcggccctaATCGACACTGTtggggaacggacaccggatatagctcaaaaagtgataaatcgataagcgtttTATTTTGGCACATGGACagttttctattattatttttttggtattttatggttatatatttatcaaaatcgaagagtttcGAATAACTTGATcctgtgcaatatacgactatgatggaaatgtgtctcttcttttgtataatagcacAATTATCGCCTTAAAatgcatgatcgctcacaaatgttcatttatgtggtacgatttcaaacataaatcagcAAATTGAAAAtcagaataaaaactgaatcgagcgattttattgtaattacaTTATCTAGTATTGTGTTAGATATCAGtacgatatgttttgttgttacggagatattcatacattttgatgccctggcggtgtactggggatagatgaagcaaataaataactgcataGGGGATATCTATTAggtggactgaggatagtagcgatgtatttagaataacgagactgtgataatgattacggcCATTTACCTATACGAGAGTTCGAGGCAAATTGTTTGATGTCCATATCGAGAGCAAAAAATGTTGCTGTATTTTGTATCTGTttgcacttaaaactgtttcattcatacagattagttaaccatgatgtgtttttcacaagcatcaacgtTCGAGtcgcaaatatctaaatatttgaaatacgccggcaatctgatttattgaggaacacaaaacatatggccgtagaatttatgtggtgtttgctgttcatatatacagtatggctttgta
The DNA window shown above is from Mya arenaria isolate MELC-2E11 chromosome 6, ASM2691426v1 and carries:
- the LOC128239468 gene encoding macrophage-expressed gene 1 protein-like produces the protein MAHGVYIIALAALVVRTAAETLPDLNDETLKGHPSLCKKRLGILNLKLLEPLPGQGWDNLQNEERNMVVKHEYLYCKTTADERFLIPDGFNVYPIKSTHIRSDSEVFEHWDNFTSSDSKTINANAGLNVPIIKISGKYSKEYEKTKTTQYKEQTQTIRLQFRNSKYWARIGTEAKLTESFRNRLVRIGQYIMDNKTEHATYDSELLVREYGTHVVTGVELGANLIRVDHMQSKYSKLSEESKTKIRYQAELSFGSMLKFLSDAGFDKSESYTTSSHQLYTENKESTEIWTDGGIEFRMTEEYENTWLNSIEANQVPLDRAGVPLHFYINDIKLPDVPDYVVDKVYYKVRDAVLSYYEHNVVRGCTHPDSPNFNYVANYDDGSCNPPLETYYLGGVYQTCTMYIPGGCTGTNLCLATGVNNPLTGLQSCPDGYEPIPLNRGQKTGSCSYRTSHSCGFLWLSTCYNYYTKATTANYQAYWCAPINSTDSSRTRNGVLFGGIYTTNYANPVTQSTSCPPHFYAIKVLNDLSICVSTNTELGSYHAVNFGGFHSCRNSNPFHTDNAYCPIGYSQHLAVIDEECQIDVCIEMGALKLGALPKIQLPPFMPKPLTFLLEPNATSTEEPE